The following coding sequences are from one Candidatus Nitrohelix vancouverensis window:
- a CDS encoding TolC family protein encodes MRSFSAFLLFTLALFTPIQAVGGEPHPFKEVLQNFISTALQSNPGVLEIQSRIKASKEVPSQASSLDDPMLRFGLMNMPTDSFDFSQEMMTQKTVTVSQALPFPGKLALRAEIAEKDVFINERDLDEVRLGLVRSVKHSFFELCFVLTATEITLQNKKLLEQFVSIAETKYSVGKGIQQDVLKAQVELTKILDQLIVLEKLASLEKARLNTLMNRLPQEPLTIPHGIAKSSFKFSVEELQAMADANRPLLSKIQIVRERYETSKRLAEKEFYPNFNVGVQYGQREDGLVSERADMVSAFVGINIPIWFESKQSRKVAETAHQVNMLREAYNKEKNEIYFKVKELVDKEAQITKTLQLIQTGILPQAKQSLESALAGYSVDKVDFLTLLSNQVTLFNWDIRYHRELADYEKNLAEIENVVGKNLF; translated from the coding sequence ATGCGCTCATTTTCAGCGTTCCTGCTGTTCACGCTTGCTCTTTTCACGCCGATTCAGGCAGTCGGCGGCGAACCGCATCCATTTAAAGAAGTTCTGCAGAATTTTATTTCAACGGCGTTGCAAAGCAATCCGGGAGTTTTAGAGATACAAAGCCGCATCAAAGCGTCGAAGGAAGTCCCCTCTCAGGCGAGTTCTCTCGACGACCCCATGCTCCGCTTCGGCTTGATGAACATGCCGACGGATAGCTTTGATTTCAGTCAGGAGATGATGACGCAGAAAACCGTCACCGTATCGCAGGCTCTGCCTTTTCCCGGCAAGCTGGCCCTGCGCGCCGAGATTGCGGAGAAGGACGTATTCATCAACGAACGGGATCTGGATGAAGTGCGTCTGGGGCTCGTGCGAAGCGTGAAGCATTCTTTTTTTGAATTGTGTTTCGTGCTGACGGCGACGGAGATCACCCTGCAAAACAAGAAATTGCTGGAGCAGTTTGTCTCCATTGCGGAAACCAAGTATTCCGTCGGCAAAGGCATTCAACAGGATGTGTTGAAGGCCCAGGTGGAACTGACAAAAATTCTCGATCAACTGATCGTTCTGGAAAAACTGGCAAGCCTCGAAAAAGCGCGCCTGAATACCCTGATGAATCGTTTGCCTCAGGAGCCGCTCACGATTCCTCATGGCATCGCCAAAAGTTCTTTTAAATTTTCCGTGGAAGAGTTGCAGGCAATGGCCGATGCAAACCGGCCCCTGCTGTCAAAAATCCAGATCGTCCGGGAACGTTATGAAACTTCAAAGCGGCTCGCGGAGAAGGAGTTCTATCCCAATTTTAATGTCGGCGTTCAATACGGGCAAAGGGAAGACGGCCTTGTGTCTGAGCGAGCGGACATGGTGTCGGCGTTTGTCGGGATCAACATCCCCATTTGGTTCGAGAGTAAGCAGTCTCGAAAGGTGGCTGAGACCGCGCATCAGGTGAATATGCTTCGCGAAGCCTACAATAAAGAAAAGAATGAAATTTATTTCAAGGTGAAGGAATTGGTCGATAAGGAAGCGCAAATCACCAAGACCTTGCAGTTGATTCAGACGGGAATATTGCCGCAGGCGAAGCAGTCTCTGGAGTCGGCGCTGGCGGGCTACAGCGTGGATAAAGTAGATTTTCTGACCCTGCTGAGCAATCAAGTGACCTTGTTCAACTGGGATATCCGGTATCACCGGGAGTTGGCGGATTATGAAAAGAATTTGGCGGAGATAGAAAACGTCGTCGGTAAAAATCTTTTCTAA
- a CDS encoding efflux RND transporter periplasmic adaptor subunit: MFEQFKKKFFRDHSPQAGPETSADESMGSLGGVEREDADADEVLFPMEDDFEPQAREKRFSLLRAVLLFALVLGVFLMGFATRPEVMSELVKQGERWFAMGMEKAVPLSDRVYEKTEALVDRIHGQAGAAGGAGQPTAGDSTSAGKKIKYWRAPMDPSFKSDRPGKSPMGMDLIPVYEGANDSADGSVSISPTVTQNFGVKTEKVKNRALQREIRTVGRLTYDERLVHHIHTKYGGWIEKLYVDVTGQEVKRNDVLLDIYSPELVSTQEELILALNYQETLKDSPFPEISRGAEGLLASTLRRLELFDVPQHQIDELVKSRKVEKNLHIHSPVKGFVLKKNVLHGMHVQPGMNLYMIADLSTIWVIADVYEYEAPWVRLGQEAEMTLSYAPGKTYKGNVTFIDPVLSADSRTLKVRMEFPNPDWDLKPEMFANVVLKTEASARGAAIPEEAVIHSGDKTHALVQNKSGGFESRQIKLGVKAQGYVQVLEGVRSGESVVTSSTFLIDSESRMKDALNRMNEEGKPARALKSEGSKGVDADLKLHLEEAPMAERSAMEGMK, from the coding sequence ATGTTTGAACAATTCAAAAAGAAATTTTTTCGAGATCATTCGCCGCAGGCAGGTCCTGAAACGAGCGCGGATGAGTCTATGGGAAGCCTTGGGGGAGTAGAGCGGGAAGATGCCGACGCGGATGAAGTTCTTTTTCCTATGGAAGATGATTTCGAGCCGCAGGCGCGGGAAAAGAGATTCAGTCTTCTGCGAGCGGTCTTGCTGTTTGCTTTGGTTCTTGGCGTGTTTTTAATGGGATTCGCGACGCGCCCTGAGGTGATGAGCGAGCTGGTCAAGCAAGGCGAACGCTGGTTTGCGATGGGGATGGAGAAGGCCGTTCCCCTGAGCGATCGGGTTTATGAAAAAACCGAAGCGCTGGTCGACCGAATACACGGGCAGGCTGGGGCGGCGGGCGGCGCTGGTCAACCGACTGCCGGCGATTCTACATCGGCAGGTAAGAAAATCAAATACTGGCGGGCGCCGATGGATCCTTCGTTCAAATCGGATCGCCCGGGGAAAAGCCCCATGGGAATGGATCTGATCCCGGTCTACGAAGGCGCGAACGATTCGGCGGATGGTTCGGTGTCCATCAGCCCGACAGTGACCCAGAATTTTGGCGTGAAAACGGAGAAGGTTAAAAACCGCGCATTACAACGCGAGATCCGAACGGTGGGTCGGCTGACTTACGATGAGCGTCTGGTGCATCATATTCACACCAAATACGGCGGCTGGATCGAAAAACTTTACGTCGACGTGACCGGGCAGGAGGTGAAACGCAACGATGTGCTTTTGGATATCTACAGTCCCGAGTTGGTCTCGACGCAGGAAGAGTTGATTCTGGCTCTGAATTATCAGGAGACGCTCAAGGACAGTCCTTTTCCTGAGATCAGTCGCGGCGCTGAGGGACTGTTGGCGTCGACATTGAGGCGGTTGGAATTGTTTGATGTGCCACAACATCAGATCGACGAACTGGTGAAGAGCCGGAAGGTTGAAAAAAACCTGCACATTCATTCGCCGGTGAAAGGTTTTGTTTTAAAGAAGAACGTCTTGCATGGGATGCACGTTCAACCGGGCATGAATTTATACATGATCGCCGACTTGTCGACGATCTGGGTGATCGCCGACGTGTATGAGTACGAGGCGCCCTGGGTGCGATTGGGGCAGGAGGCGGAAATGACTTTGTCCTATGCTCCGGGAAAAACCTATAAGGGCAATGTGACCTTCATCGATCCGGTTCTCAGCGCGGATTCGCGCACCTTGAAAGTTCGTATGGAGTTTCCCAACCCGGACTGGGATTTGAAGCCGGAGATGTTCGCGAATGTCGTCTTGAAAACCGAGGCGAGCGCGCGCGGCGCGGCGATTCCAGAGGAGGCGGTGATCCATTCCGGCGACAAGACGCATGCGCTGGTGCAAAACAAGTCGGGAGGTTTCGAGTCGCGCCAGATCAAGCTCGGCGTGAAGGCGCAAGGTTATGTCCAGGTGTTGGAGGGAGTGAGGTCTGGCGAGAGCGTGGTCACTTCGTCGACGTTTTTGATCGATTCTGAAAGCAGAATGAAAGACGCGCTCAATAGAATGAATGAGGAGGGAAAACCCGCGCGCGCGCTGAAGTCGGAAGGTTCGAAAGGCGTGGACGCCGACCTGAAACTTCATTTGGAAGAAGCTCCGATGGCTGAGCGCTCAGCGATGGAGGGGATGAAATGA
- a CDS encoding HlyD family efflux transporter periplasmic adaptor subunit — translation MKSRFPFLAIVILGLGLVAGVWIMQMDRQASRDAHDHGHESASAEHDAEHAHDSKKESDHEHSDDSDHTHKDEGHSGEHSHDEVMKRGPHGGWMFAKDDFQLEVSIFESGTPPQFRVYPTKLNGEPIPLEDVDLAIELKRLDRTDRIHFAPMRDYLLGQEIVVEPHSFEMEIRSRWRERVYTWHHSQIEARVELPENALKNSGITIEKAGPQTIKTNLRLTGEIELNEEKVVHIVPRLNGVVKKVFKDLGDQVKRGELLAIIESRELADAKINYLAAMKHSKLAAIDLEREKQVFDNTRAMLNLLEEKLETDEVYRRLNTLVIGQNRETLIPAYAKLQWTESVYLREKRLFDKGISSESDYLRALEDHKSAEAKYRALREKIAYDGDWAIQQKQKKAEMEELNLQTAIQKLLAIGLSRKQIERLGEHDEPTLTYYELRSTLGGTVIQKHLTTGEAVGQDDNIFVLADLSDVWANIAIPANDLKGVKLGQSVRIYNDVMGIEGLGRLTYLDSVIDVNTRTVTGRVVVANPDRLWRPGTFIGVDLVLDERTAPVAVKRSAIQSLRDWSVVFVKYGDLFEGRPLELGVSDGVWVEVTGGLSAGESYAVENSFTIKAEIEKSGAVHQH, via the coding sequence ATGAAATCGCGTTTTCCATTTTTGGCCATCGTCATTCTGGGGCTGGGTCTGGTCGCCGGAGTCTGGATCATGCAAATGGATCGACAGGCGTCTCGCGATGCGCATGACCACGGGCACGAATCCGCTTCGGCGGAACATGATGCGGAACACGCGCATGACTCTAAGAAAGAATCGGACCATGAACATTCCGACGATTCCGATCATACGCACAAGGATGAAGGACACAGCGGCGAGCATTCGCATGACGAAGTCATGAAGCGCGGCCCGCACGGTGGCTGGATGTTTGCCAAGGATGATTTTCAGTTGGAAGTTTCGATCTTTGAGAGCGGAACGCCGCCTCAGTTCCGGGTCTACCCGACAAAGCTCAATGGAGAGCCGATCCCACTTGAGGACGTGGATCTGGCCATCGAATTGAAACGTCTGGATCGAACGGATCGGATTCATTTTGCGCCGATGAGGGATTATCTTCTCGGACAGGAAATTGTTGTCGAACCGCATTCGTTTGAAATGGAAATCCGCTCGCGCTGGCGGGAGAGGGTTTATACCTGGCATCATTCGCAGATCGAAGCGCGCGTTGAACTGCCTGAAAACGCGCTGAAAAATTCGGGAATCACCATTGAGAAGGCGGGGCCGCAAACGATCAAAACCAATCTCCGATTGACCGGTGAGATTGAACTGAATGAGGAAAAGGTGGTCCATATCGTTCCTCGACTCAACGGCGTGGTCAAGAAGGTTTTCAAGGACCTTGGCGATCAGGTCAAGCGCGGCGAACTGCTCGCCATCATCGAGAGCCGCGAACTGGCGGACGCGAAGATCAACTACCTTGCGGCGATGAAGCATTCGAAGCTGGCGGCCATCGACCTGGAGCGGGAGAAGCAGGTGTTTGATAACACCCGGGCCATGCTGAACCTGCTTGAAGAAAAACTGGAAACGGACGAAGTCTATCGTCGTTTGAACACGCTGGTCATTGGTCAGAACAGGGAGACCCTGATTCCCGCTTACGCAAAATTGCAATGGACGGAGTCGGTGTATCTCCGGGAAAAACGACTGTTTGACAAAGGTATTTCCTCCGAGTCGGATTACCTGCGCGCCTTGGAGGATCATAAAAGCGCCGAAGCCAAGTACCGGGCCTTGAGAGAGAAGATCGCTTACGACGGCGATTGGGCCATTCAGCAGAAACAAAAAAAAGCGGAGATGGAAGAGCTGAACTTGCAAACGGCTATCCAAAAATTACTCGCCATCGGTCTTTCCCGGAAGCAGATTGAACGTCTCGGCGAGCACGATGAACCGACGCTCACCTATTACGAATTGCGTTCCACCCTGGGCGGAACCGTCATCCAGAAACATCTCACAACCGGCGAAGCGGTGGGTCAGGACGATAATATTTTTGTGCTGGCGGACTTGTCCGACGTGTGGGCGAACATCGCCATTCCCGCAAACGATCTCAAGGGCGTGAAGCTGGGGCAGTCGGTGCGTATTTATAATGACGTGATGGGCATTGAAGGGCTGGGTCGTTTGACCTATCTGGATTCGGTGATCGACGTGAACACGCGGACGGTGACGGGGCGGGTGGTCGTCGCCAATCCCGATCGGCTCTGGCGACCTGGAACCTTTATCGGCGTGGATCTTGTTCTGGATGAGCGGACCGCGCCGGTCGCGGTGAAGCGTTCAGCGATCCAGAGCCTGAGGGACTGGTCGGTGGTGTTTGTGAAATATGGAGATTTGTTCGAAGGGCGGCCTCTGGAGCTTGGCGTCAGCGATGGCGTCTGGGTCGAGGTCACAGGCGGGCTTTCTGCGGGAGAATCCTACGCCGTGGAAAACAGTTTCACGATAAAGGCCGAAATCGAAAAGTCCGGCGCCGTCCATCAACATTAA
- a CDS encoding CusA/CzcA family heavy metal efflux RND transporter: MLDKIINASIKQRLFVILATLGMAAVGAYNFLILPIDAVPDITNVQVQINTEVPGLTPAEAEQRITYPVETAIAGLPRLIHTRSISRYGLSQVTAIFEDGTDIYFARQLIGGRLQEVKDVLPAGAEPVMGPIATGLGEIFMWSVEEESSPSQNEDPALSLMKLREIQDWIIRPQLLNVPGVTEVNSIGGYERQYQVAPNPEKLIAYGITFSQVMEALRKNNSNVGAGYIERQGEQYLIRSPGQVKGIEDIRNIVLGAHDGVPVFIKDVATVGLGKELRTGAATLNGKEAVLGTVFMLKGENSREVSLRVAERMEEINRTLPPGVVARTLYDRTRLVNATLETVRKNLLEGALLVIVVLFVLLGNFRAALLTALVIPLSMLFAVTGMVSNRVSGNLLSLGAIDFGIIVDGAVIIVENCYRRLAEEQASKGRVLSKEERLALAREATREVSRPSIFGVFIIMIVYLPILTLTGIEGKMFHPMAFTVLAALTGAMILSLTFIPAMVAQFATGKISEKENFLLGAAKKIYAPLLDFSLSNRLATLSLALVLVVLSLLMTTKMGTEFLPTLDERDIALHALRVTGTSLSQSVSMQDALERKIKELPEVDFVFTKIGTADVATDPMPPSVADVFVILKPRSDWENPAQDKAVLIEGLAAKLTEIPGNQYEITQPIEMRFNELIAGVRSDVAVKVFGDDLDTLVASAEEVEHALATVAGAADVRTEQVTGLPILTLEMDRVEMARMGLNVSDVQDAIEIAIGGKVAGQVFEGDRRFDLIVRLPDLLRQDVERLKNMPLPLPSRHQHSGVKGLSTERTIKESNYIPLGSVARFKLVKGPNQISRENGKRRVVVTANVRGRDLGAFVENAQTVIRQKVTLPAGYWISWGGQFENMISAAKRLWVVVPLTLALIFLLLFSAFDSMKNALLVFSGVPLALTGGVLALWMRGIPLSISAAVGFIALSGVAVLNGIVMISFISKLREEGESLDNAIRHGSLTRLRPVLMTALVASFGFIPMALATGTGAEVQRPLATVVVGGILSSTALTLLVLPALYRTFYKVK; encoded by the coding sequence ATGCTCGATAAAATCATAAACGCATCCATCAAGCAACGCCTGTTCGTGATCCTCGCGACTCTCGGCATGGCGGCGGTGGGAGCCTATAATTTTTTAATCCTTCCCATTGACGCGGTGCCGGACATCACGAATGTTCAGGTCCAGATCAATACGGAAGTTCCGGGCCTCACTCCTGCCGAGGCCGAACAGCGCATCACCTATCCCGTCGAAACCGCGATTGCAGGTCTGCCGCGATTGATCCACACGCGTTCCATTTCTCGATATGGATTGTCGCAGGTCACCGCTATTTTTGAGGACGGTACGGATATTTATTTCGCGCGGCAGTTGATCGGCGGCAGATTGCAGGAGGTCAAGGACGTCCTCCCCGCTGGCGCGGAACCGGTCATGGGGCCTATCGCGACCGGACTCGGAGAAATCTTCATGTGGTCGGTGGAAGAGGAATCGAGTCCTTCGCAGAATGAAGACCCGGCCTTATCGCTGATGAAACTGCGCGAGATTCAGGACTGGATCATCCGCCCGCAATTGCTGAATGTTCCGGGCGTTACGGAAGTGAACAGCATCGGCGGCTACGAGCGGCAGTATCAGGTCGCGCCGAACCCGGAAAAACTCATCGCTTACGGCATCACCTTCAGTCAGGTGATGGAGGCTTTGCGAAAGAATAATTCGAACGTCGGCGCGGGTTATATAGAACGGCAGGGCGAACAGTACCTGATTCGCAGTCCGGGTCAGGTGAAGGGGATTGAAGACATTCGCAATATTGTGCTCGGCGCGCATGACGGGGTTCCAGTCTTTATCAAGGATGTTGCGACGGTCGGTCTGGGCAAGGAGCTTCGCACCGGCGCGGCGACTTTGAATGGAAAAGAGGCGGTTCTGGGCACGGTGTTCATGCTGAAGGGAGAAAACAGCCGGGAAGTATCCCTGCGCGTCGCCGAGCGCATGGAAGAGATCAACCGGACGCTCCCTCCCGGCGTGGTCGCCCGAACCCTTTATGACCGAACCCGACTGGTGAATGCGACTCTGGAGACGGTGCGCAAGAATTTGCTGGAAGGCGCGCTTCTGGTGATCGTGGTGCTCTTTGTTCTGCTGGGTAATTTTCGCGCCGCTCTTCTCACCGCGTTGGTCATTCCCTTGTCCATGCTGTTCGCTGTGACCGGTATGGTGAGCAATCGCGTGAGCGGCAACCTGCTCAGTCTGGGCGCGATCGATTTCGGTATCATCGTCGATGGGGCGGTGATTATCGTGGAAAACTGTTACCGACGTCTGGCGGAAGAGCAGGCGAGCAAAGGGCGTGTTCTTTCCAAAGAGGAGAGGTTGGCGCTCGCCAGAGAGGCGACGCGGGAAGTTTCCCGACCCAGCATCTTTGGCGTCTTTATCATCATGATCGTCTATCTTCCGATCCTGACTTTGACGGGAATCGAGGGCAAGATGTTTCATCCCATGGCCTTCACCGTTCTCGCCGCCTTGACCGGGGCGATGATTCTTTCTCTGACCTTCATCCCCGCCATGGTGGCGCAGTTTGCGACGGGAAAAATTTCTGAAAAAGAAAACTTCCTGCTTGGAGCAGCGAAAAAAATTTACGCGCCTTTGCTGGATTTTTCACTTTCCAACCGGCTCGCAACGCTCAGTCTTGCGCTGGTTCTGGTGGTTCTCAGTCTCTTGATGACGACCAAAATGGGAACCGAATTTTTACCGACTCTGGATGAACGCGACATCGCCCTGCATGCCTTGCGCGTCACAGGCACCAGTCTTTCGCAGTCCGTGAGCATGCAAGATGCGCTGGAACGAAAAATCAAGGAACTGCCGGAAGTGGACTTTGTGTTCACTAAAATTGGCACCGCAGATGTCGCCACGGATCCCATGCCGCCGAGCGTCGCCGATGTCTTTGTCATACTCAAGCCGCGCTCTGACTGGGAGAATCCCGCACAGGACAAGGCGGTTCTTATAGAAGGCCTTGCGGCGAAATTGACTGAAATCCCAGGGAACCAGTATGAGATCACCCAGCCCATCGAAATGCGCTTCAATGAATTGATTGCGGGCGTGCGGAGCGATGTCGCGGTGAAAGTTTTCGGCGATGATCTTGATACGCTGGTCGCCTCAGCCGAAGAAGTCGAACATGCGCTTGCGACGGTTGCCGGAGCGGCGGATGTGCGGACAGAGCAGGTGACGGGTCTGCCCATATTGACATTGGAAATGGATCGCGTGGAGATGGCGCGGATGGGTTTGAATGTCTCCGACGTGCAAGACGCGATTGAGATAGCCATTGGCGGGAAAGTTGCGGGACAGGTGTTTGAGGGTGATCGGCGTTTTGATTTGATCGTTCGCCTGCCCGATCTTCTGCGTCAGGACGTGGAGCGATTAAAAAATATGCCGCTTCCGCTTCCGAGTCGTCATCAGCACAGCGGCGTCAAAGGCTTATCGACAGAGAGGACAATTAAGGAATCGAATTACATTCCTCTGGGTTCCGTCGCTCGATTCAAATTGGTGAAGGGGCCGAATCAAATCAGCCGGGAGAATGGCAAGCGCCGCGTGGTGGTGACGGCGAACGTGCGCGGGCGAGACCTGGGCGCCTTTGTCGAGAATGCGCAAACGGTGATTCGGCAAAAGGTCACACTGCCCGCCGGTTACTGGATTTCCTGGGGAGGACAGTTTGAGAACATGATCTCAGCCGCCAAACGGCTCTGGGTGGTTGTGCCTCTGACCCTGGCTTTGATTTTCCTGCTCCTGTTCAGCGCCTTCGATTCGATGAAAAACGCTCTGCTCGTATTTTCAGGAGTTCCGCTTGCATTGACCGGAGGCGTGCTGGCCCTGTGGATGCGCGGGATACCGCTGTCCATTTCTGCGGCGGTGGGCTTCATCGCGCTTTCTGGAGTCGCAGTGTTGAATGGCATCGTGATGATTTCCTTCATCAGCAAACTGAGGGAGGAAGGCGAATCTTTGGACAATGCGATTCGTCACGGGTCGTTGACTCGACTGCGGCCTGTGTTGATGACGGCGCTGGTGGCGTCGTTCGGTTTCATTCCGATGGCGCTGGCAACGGGAACCGGGGCGGAAGTGCAACGGCCGCTGGCGACGGTAGTGGTGGGTGGCATTCTGTCCTCCACGGCGCTCACCCTGCTGGTACTGCCCGCGCTGTACCGAACTTTTTATAAAGTGAAATGA
- a CDS encoding ATP-dependent zinc protease yields MIKKKHKKRKEHSNRIGWREWVAFPDLNVDSIKAKIDTGARTSSLHAYDIQIDEGSNLVNFKIHPVQRSAKGEIRATAKLIDERSIKSSNGGLSIRPIIMTRIKIGNKLFPIELSLINRDLMGFRLLLGRSALKNHYLVDSGASFLIPQNNMKGSKP; encoded by the coding sequence ATGATTAAAAAGAAACACAAAAAAAGGAAGGAGCACAGCAATAGAATCGGCTGGAGGGAGTGGGTTGCATTCCCCGACCTCAATGTGGACTCTATCAAAGCTAAGATCGACACCGGGGCCAGAACGTCCTCTCTCCACGCTTACGATATTCAGATAGATGAGGGCTCCAATTTAGTGAACTTCAAAATTCACCCCGTGCAACGGAGCGCCAAAGGAGAGATCCGCGCCACGGCGAAATTAATAGACGAACGTTCGATTAAAAGCTCCAATGGAGGCCTGTCCATTCGACCGATCATCATGACGCGAATCAAGATAGGCAACAAATTGTTCCCAATTGAACTGTCCCTGATCAACAGAGATCTGATGGGATTTCGGCTCCTGCTGGGACGAAGCGCGTTAAAAAATCATTACCTCGTAGATTCGGGAGCATCTTTTTTGATCCCACAAAACAACATGAAAGGCTCAAAACCATGA
- the arsC gene encoding arsenate reductase (glutaredoxin) (This arsenate reductase requires both glutathione and glutaredoxin to convert arsenate to arsenite, after which the efflux transporter formed by ArsA and ArsB can extrude the arsenite from the cell, providing resistance.): MKVTLYHNPKCSKSRQTLELLEGRGIQPTIIEYLKNPPSAETLKTLLSQLGMTPRELMRQNEDEYAECKLDDPSLSEDELIDAMINNPILIQRPIVQCTDKAAIGRPPEQVLDIL; encoded by the coding sequence ATGAAAGTTACCCTCTATCACAATCCCAAATGCAGTAAATCCCGTCAAACGCTGGAACTGCTGGAAGGACGCGGCATCCAGCCGACGATCATCGAATACCTCAAAAATCCGCCAAGCGCAGAAACGCTCAAAACCTTGCTGAGTCAACTCGGCATGACGCCGCGCGAATTGATGCGCCAGAATGAAGATGAATACGCCGAATGCAAACTCGACGATCCCTCATTGTCTGAAGACGAACTGATCGACGCCATGATAAACAATCCCATTCTGATTCAACGCCCCATCGTGCAATGCACGGACAAAGCCGCCATCGGTCGCCCGCCGGAACAGGTCCTGGACATTCTTTAG
- a CDS encoding TolC family protein has product MKRFMISWGVVSLLSLAALTCAQAETIAPPQFTDVKVDSLLLEDAIAQALARNPDLAVFSLEKQALGARTLQSSLLPNPRLAIDVDDAMGSGSFSGFDRSETTIRLEQRIELGGKRDARRHAGQMAESLAEWSYTGKRLDVLADVHKAFAETLKSQHKIELAQEQIELGEQFYNAVNEKVKAGQAPTIEIIKAQVALANYGIELKREEIELDKARRELARVCGADKPNFNQALGDLHRIEPVPPKEPLKQRLLITPHLAFWESEEKRQQAMVDVELSKTIPDLSVSGGFRRVEETDDSAVVFGFSIPLQLFDRNQGGVAEARIRYAQAGERRKAAELQVYQTFQEAYQSLYYAHSFASALQVKILPAAQKAFDAISEGYKYGKFGLLDVLDSQRTLFDTKAQYLDAVAEYHKASAELKHLTDSFTISSDELGKESVEETSK; this is encoded by the coding sequence ATGAAACGATTTATGATTTCCTGGGGCGTGGTTTCCCTGTTGAGCCTTGCGGCGCTTACCTGCGCCCAGGCCGAAACGATCGCCCCGCCTCAATTCACAGATGTGAAAGTTGATAGTTTGCTTCTGGAAGACGCGATTGCGCAGGCGCTAGCGCGGAACCCAGACCTTGCCGTTTTTTCTCTGGAAAAGCAGGCGCTCGGCGCTCGCACCCTGCAATCCAGTTTGCTTCCCAATCCTCGACTCGCCATCGACGTGGACGATGCAATGGGATCGGGTTCGTTTAGCGGATTCGACCGATCTGAGACTACCATTAGGCTGGAACAACGGATCGAACTGGGCGGCAAACGCGACGCTCGAAGGCACGCCGGACAGATGGCGGAATCGCTGGCTGAATGGAGTTATACAGGCAAGCGGTTGGACGTGCTGGCGGATGTGCATAAGGCCTTTGCAGAAACCCTCAAGTCGCAACACAAGATCGAACTGGCGCAAGAGCAGATCGAACTGGGCGAGCAGTTTTATAACGCGGTGAATGAAAAAGTCAAAGCGGGGCAGGCGCCTACTATTGAAATTATCAAGGCTCAGGTGGCGCTCGCAAATTACGGCATTGAGTTGAAGCGAGAAGAAATTGAATTGGACAAAGCGCGGCGCGAACTGGCCCGGGTATGCGGGGCTGACAAACCGAACTTCAATCAGGCGCTGGGAGATCTGCACCGCATCGAACCTGTGCCGCCCAAGGAGCCGCTCAAACAACGGTTGCTCATCACTCCGCACCTTGCGTTCTGGGAGTCCGAGGAAAAACGTCAGCAGGCGATGGTAGATGTTGAACTTTCCAAAACGATTCCGGATCTGTCGGTTTCAGGGGGTTTTAGAAGAGTGGAAGAAACCGACGATAGCGCGGTTGTGTTCGGATTTTCCATTCCCCTGCAATTGTTCGATCGCAATCAAGGGGGGGTGGCTGAAGCAAGGATTAGATATGCGCAGGCAGGGGAACGGCGCAAAGCCGCCGAGTTACAAGTGTATCAAACTTTTCAAGAAGCGTATCAATCGCTTTACTACGCTCACTCCTTTGCCAGCGCCTTGCAGGTGAAAATTTTACCCGCCGCCCAAAAAGCTTTCGACGCGATCAGCGAAGGGTATAAGTATGGAAAATTTGGCCTCCTTGATGTGCTCGATAGCCAGAGAACCCTGTTTGACACCAAGGCGCAATACCTGGACGCCGTTGCTGAATATCATAAAGCGTCTGCTGAATTGAAACACCTGACCGACAGTTTTACGATAAGTAGCGATGAGCTTGGCAAAGAATCCGTCGAGGAGACTTCAAAATGA